The following coding sequences are from one Limnobacter sp. SAORIC-580 window:
- a CDS encoding dioxygenase family protein — protein MLKSRRKILQASAGLVLAGPMFGQRRALAQTPACDDSPTPRQIEGPYYTPQTPRRSNLIDGLPGEVLIFEGRVLSTVCQPVPDAIVDLWSCDAQGVYDNSGFKLRGHQITDAQGRFRFQTLVPGSYGNSSFRRTPHFHVKVQSPASPLLTTQLYFPDHPLNQRDSFFNPALLVKIEKKVQQPKLALFDFVVPVQAGG, from the coding sequence ATGCTGAAATCCAGACGAAAAATTCTTCAGGCCAGCGCAGGCCTCGTGCTTGCAGGCCCCATGTTTGGTCAACGCCGTGCCTTGGCGCAAACACCTGCATGCGATGACAGCCCTACACCCCGTCAAATCGAAGGCCCGTATTACACCCCGCAAACTCCCCGGCGCAGCAATTTGATCGATGGTTTGCCCGGAGAAGTTCTGATATTTGAGGGCAGGGTATTGAGCACCGTATGCCAGCCCGTTCCCGATGCGATTGTCGATTTGTGGAGTTGCGATGCCCAAGGTGTTTACGACAACTCAGGTTTTAAACTGCGCGGGCATCAAATCACGGATGCACAGGGCAGGTTTCGTTTTCAAACTCTTGTGCCCGGGTCTTACGGCAATTCCAGTTTCAGGCGCACACCGCATTTTCATGTAAAGGTTCAGTCTCCGGCAAGCCCTTTGCTGACCACGCAACTTTATTTTCCAGATCATCCATTGAACCAGCGCGATAGTTTTTTCAATCCAGCCTTGCTGGTGAAGATTGAAAAAAAGGTGCAACAACCCAAGCTGGCCTTGTTTGACTTTGTAGTGCCTGTGCAGGCTGGGGGATAA